The sequence below is a genomic window from Paenibacillus sp. DCT19.
CATTACTTAAATAGGTGCGAATGGCTTTCAGCTCCGTATCGCTAATGTCACGCTGTGGACCAATAATGGCAAGTACATCGGCATCAGCTGGAACTTGCCCCGCTTGATTTAGTTGTAATTCCTCTGTTGTGATGTTGCTCTGCTCCAGAGACGAACGAAGTGTTGTCAGCTGATCCAAACCAAGCTCTTCATGCCCGGTCAGGAACACCATTTTATGCATCTCCGTTGAAGATAGATTCATCAACGCCTGAGTTAGCTCTTCTTCACCTGTAAATTGGTACGATCCATCACTTCCATCACCTGCTGCTGTAAATAGACTCGCAATATCAATAACCTTATGCTGATCTCCCTGCTCCAGAACGATGGAACTACCTGTAATCCCATACTTGGATGCGAGCGTAGGCTCCTGCGTCAGATTATATTGCTCCATTTTCAGCTTGCCGTTACGTTTCGTATATTCCTGTACCATATCTGTCACTTCACGATTAAGGACAGTATTATTCGCATTTTCGACGGTTAACACCAGAATGTTGACGTCCTCTTTTACATTTTTGATGGCGGTAAGCGTCTGATCAGATAAGGTGTATTGTTTGTTAGAAGTTAGATCGAGTTGGAAACCTCCAAGAGAATTCAGAAACAGCGTTAGCAAAATAAAGATGCCAATGACCGCTACTGACAGTACGGTGCTGTTGGTATGACTTAACCATTTTTTCATCTTCTCACCTCCACCGTTTCCGTTCTACAATTTGAATGCTTAACAGCAGAAACACACCAGAGAGCGTTACATAATACAAAATATCCGGGCCACTGAGCACACCTTTGGTGAAGCTGTCAAACCGATTCGTTAGCGCAAATGGATCGAGCCATTGCTGCAAAGTAGAACCTGTATTGCCTGCAAATGAATCAAGCATCCACAATACGAGCAATATAATAAAACCCGCTACCGCAGACACCATCTGATGCTGAGATAACGTTGAAGCGAACAATCCAATCGCCATCATACTGCTGCCTAAAAAGAATAAACCTAACGCCGACAACCATACCGATGTCAAATCGAGCTCTCCGAAGAAGGACATAATGAATGGATATACCAAGCTACACAGAATAAGCACAACCAGTATGGCTAGTGAAGCCAAGTATTTACCGAAAATAATTTCCGTAACTCGTGCAGGTGAGGTTAGCAGCAATTCATCCGTTCCTTGTCGAAACTCTTCTGCCACAAGTCTCATCGTTAATAACGGCACTACAAATAACAGCATGGACAATGTATCACCAAGCACGAGGCGATAATCCACTATACTGGGTTGATAATATACAAAGCTCGAATAGAACAACAAACTTGTCATCAAGACGTACACCGCAAACGCAAAATACGATGTTGGTGATAGGAAGTAGGCCTGAAGCTCCTTATTGCAAACCGCCATCATTCGTCTCATTTGGAGTCCTCCTCCTTCCGAGAATGGGGCAACTCATCAGACGTTGTCGTTGACTCTTCTGTGGATTGATGGTTGTCTGTCACTAGGTCTGGCTTCAGATCAACGCTTGTTGTCTGATTTACACTCGTTTCTGGATCTGTAGTGGACGTAGCAGGATGAATGTCCTCCGCTTCGTGCGATACAACTTCTGCTTGTGTCTCCGTTGTCGTAAGTTTCAGGAAGATCTGCTCCAGACTGAGATTTTCCTTTTTCATCTCCAGGATCGGTAGTCCTGCTCCAGACAATAGATAAAATAACTCTTCTCGGAAATCCTCAGAGGATTCGCCGGTAAGCAACATTTTAACCGTATCTGAATCTGTTCCACCTTCCGTTCCAGTTGATGCAACAACCTCACTTCGAACCTTCTCCCAAGGAGTAAGCAAGTTATGTAACTGTTCCTCGGTTGCCTTCACCTCAATTGCGACTTTAAATTGATCTCCAATCGCCGAGCCAAAGTGTTGCGGTGAACCATCAAGAACAAGCTGACCCTGATTAATGATTAACATGCGATTACAGAGAGCGCTGACTTCAGGCAAAATATGTGTACTTAGCAGCACAGTATGGTTCTCACCAAGCTCGCGAATAAGATCGCGAATCTCAATAATCTGATTCGGATCGAGTCCAGATGTTGGCTCATCCAACACAAGCAGATCAGGCTTATGGATAATTGCCCCGGCAAGTCCAAGGCGTTGCTTGTACCCTTTGGACAGCCCACGAATCAATTGTTTTTCTCGGCTCTGTAGACCCAGCCTACTAATCATCTCGCTAACGCGCAGCTTCACTTCACGTGGTGCAACATCTCTCAGATTCGCCACGAATTTCAAATACGATTGCACAGTCATATCTGGGTACAAAGGAGGAGTCTCAGGCAGATAACCAATCTTCGAACGCACTCTTCTGCCTTGTTCATGCACAGACACGCCATCTACCGCAATCGATCCTGTCGTTGGTTGCAGATAACCGGTTATCATTCGCATCGTCGTTGTTTTCCCCGCCCCATTAGGCCCTAGAAATCCCACGATCTCTCCGCGCTCCATTGTGAAATCCAGTTGATGTACGCCACGTTGTCCATCATACACTTTACTAACTTGTTTCACTTCGAGCACATCATTCATCCTTTCCCGTTAAAGAGTTTGCTCAAAACGTCCGTTTTTTTGAACTCACACTTAAAATAACCCGTGTGCCATCGTTTGATCTGCTGACGGCTCTACACGGGATGTTTATTCCAGCATAGCTGCAATACCCTAAAGCTAGATTAATGTTCCTTAAAAGGAAGCTTAAAAAAATATGTCCAAAATGTGAATAGGGTTACATTCACCCACACCCTGTGCTTTGGGGAAACGTACCATACCCTAGGAGCAGTTATACCCATTGCCAAGGATATGATAACAATCTGTGCAGACTACAGGAGCCACATGTACAATCCTGCACAATAGTCAGAGGTGAACCTTGTGAAAGTTCTATTCACATTTTTTGTGCCGAGCGGTGGGGTAGACACCTTGAATCGGCTACGCACAGCCGCATTGAAACGTCATGGCATAGACGCACATGTGTTATACCTGTACCCAGGCTCTGGGCTACAGAATGGCACCGGAACTCCCGTATTTACCGCCTCCAATGACGCGGAGATTAAGGTATTGCTTGATCAACATCAGTATGATGCCATTATTGTCACTTCGGATATATCCATGCCCGGCAGACTTAGAGGATTAGGATATGAAGGACGAATTATCTTTGAAGCACAAGGACTCGGCACACGGGATCAGGCACTGGAAACAATCCAAATGGCCATTCCCTATCTGCAAGCATACTGCGATGCCGCCGTTATTCCTCCTACCGATCATTTATTAGAAATGTTCATTCACATCTGCCCTTGGCTACATCGATTTGTCATCCCGAATATGCTAGATACGCAGACCTTTAGCCCACTTAAAGTGGATGTGCCTCCTTATCCGGTTATCGCCTGGGTTGGTCGACTGGAACATAATAAAAACTGGCAAGAATATCTGCATATTTCTAGTGAGATTATTCACCAAGTTCCCAACGCCAGAATGTGGATGTTCCATGATCCAACACTTGCCAATCCTGAAGACGAAGTATTATTCAAGCACATGTTGGCTGAAAAAGGACTTGAGGATCGCATTGGAATTTTCGTTAACGTCCCCCATTCGCAGATGCCTACCTTCTATTCCATGACTGCGGAATCAGGTGGGTTGATGTTATCCACTTCCATTCTTGAAGGATTCGGATATGCGGTGGCTGAAGCGATAAGCTGTGGATGTCCTGTGCTTAGCACAGACTCAGATGGCGTGCGTTCATTTATTACGCACAATAAAACAGGCAAGTTTTACCCAATCGGTCATGTGAACACTGCTGTTTCGGAGGCCATAGATCTCATGAATAACAAAAGGCTACGTGAACGAATCCGTAGGCAGGGTCGTCAGCACATGAGCATTTCCTTTTCACCTGATCGCTATGCTGCTTCGTTTCGAGAAATGATGACCGCCTTAAGGATCTTCTTTTAAAGATCTCAAACAATCTCTAGTTCCTCTTGAAAACAGCACAGACTCCTTCAAAGTTAGCCGGAAGATGTGCTGTTTCCTGTTTGTTATAGTTGAGAAACAAATTATTATATTCGGATCATGGTTCCCTTTTCATAAAGACTTAAATGACACCTTTTCAAATGATTGGAAATCGGTTATGCTTGTTTTATATTTTTCTCTCAAGTAATTACATAGGGACGACCAACACCTTAAAGTATAAGGCTATGAATCTACGGATTCGTGGCCTTTTTTTGTTTTTTAAGGGTACATAGGTCTCAGGAAGGGGATTAAAACCTCTGTTGGTTGAATATTTCTGAAAAATAATACCATTGAACTAAATACACATGGTAGAATATTGATTATTATGTCAAATTTAGTATCTGGTAGAAAGAAGTACATACCACAGAACGAAAAACAAAGATTCGAGAGGAGTAGTAAGCATGAAAAAGATGATTGTTGGCGGGATTACGACTTTAGCTTTGTTAACGGGGATTGTGAGCAACATTGGAGGTGCTGGGAATCTAATAGAAACTACGCACGCTCAATTACGGTCAGACCTTCAAACAACAAATGTAGCTACACCTCTTAATGCTGAGATCACAGCGAACTCCAATAGCCAAAACGTACAATCTACGCGCAGTCAATCAGATCAAAGCTTTAGAGATATTGTTGGACACTGGGCAGAAAAAAGTATTAATGGCGCACTGACCCGTGGTTATGTAGATGGTTATCCGAATGGTACCTTCCTCCCCAACAACAATGTATCTCGTGCCGAATTCGTCAAAATGCTAGTTTCTGCATTGGATTTAGAGGTCAGTAGTAACGCAAGTGCTTCTTGGTATACACCGTACGTTAACGCTGCACAAGCAGAAGCAATATATCAATCTGGCGATTTTAAGGATTCCATCTGGACAAAAGCCATTAGCCGTGAAGAAATGTCAAAGGTAGCTGTGCGAGCAATTGGTGTTAGCGATGTGGAAAAAACTCAGTGGATGTATATGGCAACCAAAAACGGCTTAATATCTGGCACATCTCCTGGAGTGATTGCTCCAGAAGGCAGTACAACAAGGGCACAAGCGATCACTGTAATCGAACGTGTTCTCTCTGTTAAACAAGGGACAAAATTACCCGTCGATAAGTATGCCGTATCTGCTGCGGAATTACTCTGGCATGACACCAACATTATGACCATGTTACCAAGATACTTCAGTGATTCATTTAATGGAGAAGCATTCAATAACAAAGCTATGGTAAGTACATCCCCAATGGCAAAGCAGTCTGCAGAATCACTAAACTTGTTGCCATTGACCTTGGTGATCCCAAAGATCCGAACCGTAAAATCATTGAAGATACGGAGTATGCATGGATTGGGAACGGAAAGTATTACAAGCTCCTTGATTCTGATGGGTATGCCGTTATGGGAATCAGTCAAACAAAAATATCTGGCAAAATGAACGTTAAAGAATTATTTCCATGTCTAGTTTCATTTCAAAACGATGATTGGTATGAGATGCCCGAGAATTTTAAGAGCCCCAAACAGCCTAATAGAACGTATGGAATTATGCCATGGAATCCGAAGTATGAACAATTTCATTCATCTTTAGATATTACTGAAATTTCAAATGGAACCCTTACTTTTGCTACAGGTACACTGTTTCCTAAAACAAACTTTATTTCAGACAAGCCGTTCCGATTTATGTATGGTGGAATGGGTAATTGGCAAGGTTCTTATTTTACAATATACCAAGGTAAATTAAATCCAGATTATCATCAGTAGGTGATTACACTTTGAAAAAAATTGTAAAAATCGTTATGATGATGTATCTCCTTCTCACCATAACGAATTATTTCGGATATACCACAAAGGCATCTTCAGCCGTACCAAGCAACTATGAACCTATTGGAGACGTAATGCTGTATGGTGACATTGGGAAAGTCGATTCTGAGAACAATCATTACATTCCATTAAGTAAATTAGTATATTCCAATGTTAATGTTCCTAAGAAAGGAAATTCAGGCGCCACTTCTGTTGCAATATACGACATTAACGGCAAGTTTATAAAGAATCTAACCAAAATAAACGATACCTCCTGGAAAATCGGAGAAATTCAAGGAGAAAAAATCAACCTTACAGCTAAAGATGAATTAATAAGAGGATACTTTGCATGGTTCCGCTCACCATCAGGAAATTATTGGATGTATGACTTGGATGGGGAACGACATTTTATAAGATCAAATAATGATCCTTTTCCTCCAGTTAGAGGGGATTATAATGTGGGAACAGCAGGAGATATTCCAGCTTCAGGATGGCAAGAAAAGAGGGACACCAACATAGCTTGGTCTGAGAGGAACTTAACATTCAGTTCAAAACTCTCCAATCCATCTATACCTCAAATGGAATTTGAGGTATCTCAGGTTTCCAAGGTAATTGTAAACAAAAACGATATAATATACCGAAAATGTTTAGAAAATTGTATGCTCGCTGACAAAATACATGATGTTCGTATAGTAAAAATTGATGATTCTAACAAACCAAAAGTCACTCTCAAGTTCCAATTTTCTGCTACATTTGACAGTTCCCTACCAGGTCACGAGATTATGAGCAATGATGAAAACGGATTAGTACGGAGATGGTTTAATGCATGGGATGTAACTTTTCATGGTGAGATCTACAAATATCCCGAAATGAAAATTTATGCAAAGTACGATGGCCCTGAAACGCCTCAAAATCCCGGTGGCGGTGGTGGTGCATGTACACCTAATATCGGGCCACCTTCACAGGGAACCACAATGAATAAGAGTGACCTCGATCCGAATGCTCGCGGAGTAATCAAGGCAGATAACAGAGACGCTGAGCAATTCGACGTACTCAAAGGCATTCCGACCTCCGAATCATTGTATACCAATGCGATTGCGGACAACTACCTGTTTGACCAATCTTGGGCTCGGATGACGGGTAAGACAACGTACGATTGTAGTGTCACTCTCACCTATGAGCGAGAATGGACGATTCCTGGACCAGAAGTTTGCCCGCCAGAAGGCGCTTGTTCACCTGGACCGCCCGTAAAAACAGGGGATACCGTAACCAAACCTTATAACTTCCAGATCACACGAGATTATTCGTACTGGAAAATCAACAAGCTGGAAGTCTACCAGATCGCTAAAGCAACCATGGAGAATTATGCTCTTCCAGGTACCTCGGTAACCATGCTTCCTTCGGGCTACACACCGCCAACACTCGAGTCCAGAAATGATGAAGCGGTGGAAAGTCATGTCACACCCGCACCAACGGCGGCAATCTCCTATACACCACCGAAGCGAACAGGCGGTTTAAACTCGCCACCGGATGTACCGGATGATACTGCACTGTTAAAAGGTATGGCCGAGTCGAACACGCCTCAAAGTAAAGTCAATAATGACCTCGTCAAATTTAACAACACTAAGGTCATGGACGACGCAGAAGCAACCAAAAACGGCCCTACGCCAACGAACATTCCTGATCCAACACCGATTGGTCGAGATGTGCTGTATAAGCCAAATAACATGATTAGCAGTTCACTGCTGAACAAAGCAAATACGACGAGTTCGGGCGAGATCTTTTACGATCTGCTTCCCGGTAATGTGAACGGCGGGGCGAACAAAACATTACCTATCCCGGGGATCAACACCGTCACGGTACATACCCCTGTCGTCAACTACGCGTGGGTGTCGGATGATCAGCCACACAACCAGAAAACGGTACCCGACCCAACTAGTTCGGCGCTAATCTTAGAGCGTCCCTTTATCGTGCGTATTCCAACGTCGGGACAACACTTGGACGTAGCCAATTATCCGGGGTATGGCAACCGAGATTATGCTAAGTATTTTCGGATCAAACAGGTTCAGTTTCCCTTTGATGTCTACAATGCTGACCGAAGCCAGTTCATCCCTGCGGAAACATGGGTAGATATCCCGGTGAACCAGCTGGATACTCCGTTCTATCTCCCCGTATGGGTCGATGAGGGACATTACCAAGTGAAATTCCGCAATATCGCGGAAAATGCACCCTCGACGTTTACAACCCAACCGGATGCAAACACCAATCTGGCTCACTATGTGGCTACAGATACGGTACCTGTGGAAGTCATTGGGCGGTTGTATGATTTTCATGTGACGGATATCTCGGACTACAATTGGGAGAATGTATTTCGCAAACAAATGGGTAGCTCTGTAGCTAGTGGCGTCAGCTACTGGACAGGTACCAACGGGATCGATGGTGATCCGAGAGGTAATTTGGCACCATTTGTCCTGCCTATTCGTCCGGGGAGTCATCCTGTACAGGGATTTCGGAATATCGCGGTGAAAACAGGTTATCATGTCAAATTCGACCTGAAGACCAAAGGCAATATGTTCGGCACAACCGATGGTGTTCGTATTACACCTACCTTTGATTTTGTGAGTAAGGATGGTACTACACGGCAGGCCGTGGATCTCTACTACCACCGTGGACAGGAACGCCTGATCCGGATCGGATCGCCGCAGGATTTGGAGAAAAGATTCGTCGTGCTGAACTCACGACTTCGCAATGTACCGGGCACAGAACTTGGAGATACAGCACGTTACCGGTACACCTATGAACTAACGGCACAGGAACGCAACCAAACGACGCTGGCAGAGTACATGGTTCAACTGGTCGACCAGATCTCACACCAGAAAACATGGGTAGGTCGCTACGATTGGATGATTCTACCCGCTTCCATCCGTACACTTATCGGGCCTAAGACCAACATTCCACGAGTGTGAATGTTGACCGAGCCAATGCCGCCATTCAGCGGTGGTACGGTGAATATAGCTTGCCAGCCGATGTGTATGCTGTGCCAAAGGGAACGGATCTCACGCCACTAGCAAGGCAAAATGTACTTGATGAGAAGGCGGATGTATTTTTGAAAAATGGATATATCGTCGTTAATTTCAATCTGGAAACGTTACGCGATGGCAATACAGATGCACCACATCTGCAATACATCCATGCACCACTCATGAATCAGTGGCGATTAGAAGGTTTCAATACGAACCAAGTGGATGATCGCGGGAGATCGTTGCCTGTGAAAGATGGAGATGTGGTCTTTTACCACGCTGATCAATCCAGCCGGAATGACTTCCAAGCCCAAGTGCCTCACTAAATGCGGTAACAAGGTTCCTTGATCCAATGTCTATAGGTTAATTCAACATGTTCAACTTCAACATATGTGTACAAAAAAACCGTTCCCTTCTCAATGGTGAATCACTCTCCCATCTGAGAAGGAACGGTTTCTTTTGCTTTTAGATCAAATTTTTAGGTCTTATTTTTAGACCTAATTTTTAGATCTTATTTCCAGATCATATCATTAAGAAATTAGTGACCTATCATCATTGCTGGATCAGGCTGATCTCCTGTCTCAAGCGTCTCTTCTTTCATCTGTTTCGGTTTACGAAGAATTAGACTCAGGATGCATCCAAACAATGCAATACAAGCTGCCAAGAAGAATGTGTCGTTGAAGCCAGCGACCAGTCCATTGGCTGCATTCGCTCCGCCAGTTCCTGTGGTGTGATCAGCAACTCGGGAAGTCAAGAAACCCGTCAGTCCTGCAACTGCAAAGGACACAACGACTTGCTGAGCCGCAGCAGTGAGCGGCGTAACGCGACCTACCAGTTTACGAGGAGCAGCGTTCAATACATGTGTATTCAGT
It includes:
- a CDS encoding GldG family protein, which gives rise to MKKWLSHTNSTVLSVAVIGIFILLTLFLNSLGGFQLDLTSNKQYTLSDQTLTAIKNVKEDVNILVLTVENANNTVLNREVTDMVQEYTKRNGKLKMEQYNLTQEPTLASKYGITGSSIVLEQGDQHKVIDIASLFTAAGDGSDGSYQFTGEEELTQALMNLSSTEMHKMVFLTGHEELGLDQLTTLRSSLEQSNITTEELQLNQAGQVPADADVLAIIGPQRDISDTELKAIRTYLSNGGKLLLSLGFHEDMESGWKNIDALAADYGVVDEHAVMVDQQQASTMGPLWVVPEYESHAITDKLAESKLYPMLSLSIALTSKEQDKYTLSPLIHSSNDSYGEKDIAGLLQNETSNDPQQDVQGPVELGYAADTTDGKPKAVILGSSIFMQDSEIANGGNRDFILNVANYLSEKQDGLTIRPRIQAGYQVAYLNGEQARVIFFVALVAFPLVFVIIGVLLWWRRRRV
- a CDS encoding ABC transporter ATP-binding protein; translated protein: MLEVKQVSKVYDGQRGVHQLDFTMERGEIVGFLGPNGAGKTTTMRMITGYLQPTTGSIAVDGVSVHEQGRRVRSKIGYLPETPPLYPDMTVQSYLKFVANLRDVAPREVKLRVSEMISRLGLQSREKQLIRGLSKGYKQRLGLAGAIIHKPDLLVLDEPTSGLDPNQIIEIRDLIRELGENHTVLLSTHILPEVSALCNRMLIINQGQLVLDGSPQHFGSAIGDQFKVAIEVKATEEQLHNLLTPWEKVRSEVVASTGTEGGTDSDTVKMLLTGESSEDFREELFYLLSGAGLPILEMKKENLSLEQIFLKLTTTETQAEVVSHEAEDIHPATSTTDPETSVNQTTSVDLKPDLVTDNHQSTEESTTTSDELPHSRKEEDSK
- a CDS encoding ABC transporter permease subunit; this encodes MRRMMAVCNKELQAYFLSPTSYFAFAVYVLMTSLLFYSSFVYYQPSIVDYRLVLGDTLSMLLFVVPLLTMRLVAEEFRQGTDELLLTSPARVTEIIFGKYLASLAILVVLILCSLVYPFIMSFFGELDLTSVWLSALGLFFLGSSMMAIGLFASTLSQHQMVSAVAGFIILLVLWMLDSFAGNTGSTLQQWLDPFALTNRFDSFTKGVLSGPDILYYVTLSGVFLLLSIQIVERKRWR
- a CDS encoding S-layer homology domain-containing protein; this encodes MKKMIVGGITTLALLTGIVSNIGGAGNLIETTHAQLRSDLQTTNVATPLNAEITANSNSQNVQSTRSQSDQSFRDIVGHWAEKSINGALTRGYVDGYPNGTFLPNNNVSRAEFVKMLVSALDLEVSSNASASWYTPYVNAAQAEAIYQSGDFKDSIWTKAISREEMSKVAVRAIGVSDVEKTQWMYMATKNGLISGTSPGVIAPEGSTTRAQAITVIERVLSVKQGTKLPVDKYAVSAAELLWHDTNIMTMLPRYFSDSFNGEAFNNKAMVSTSPMAKQSAESLNLLPLTLVIPKIRTVKSLKIRSMHGLGTESITSSLILMGMPLWESVKQKYLAK
- a CDS encoding glycosyltransferase family 4 protein — its product is MKVLFTFFVPSGGVDTLNRLRTAALKRHGIDAHVLYLYPGSGLQNGTGTPVFTASNDAEIKVLLDQHQYDAIIVTSDISMPGRLRGLGYEGRIIFEAQGLGTRDQALETIQMAIPYLQAYCDAAVIPPTDHLLEMFIHICPWLHRFVIPNMLDTQTFSPLKVDVPPYPVIAWVGRLEHNKNWQEYLHISSEIIHQVPNARMWMFHDPTLANPEDEVLFKHMLAEKGLEDRIGIFVNVPHSQMPTFYSMTAESGGLMLSTSILEGFGYAVAEAISCGCPVLSTDSDGVRSFITHNKTGKFYPIGHVNTAVSEAIDLMNNKRLRERIRRQGRQHMSISFSPDRYAASFREMMTALRIFF
- a CDS encoding DUF5704 domain-containing protein, with protein sequence MSNDENGLVRRWFNAWDVTFHGEIYKYPEMKIYAKYDGPETPQNPGGGGGACTPNIGPPSQGTTMNKSDLDPNARGVIKADNRDAEQFDVLKGIPTSESLYTNAIADNYLFDQSWARMTGKTTYDCSVTLTYEREWTIPGPEVCPPEGACSPGPPVKTGDTVTKPYNFQITRDYSYWKINKLEVYQIAKATMENYALPGTSVTMLPSGYTPPTLESRNDEAVESHVTPAPTAAISYTPPKRTGGLNSPPDVPDDTALLKGMAESNTPQSKVNNDLVKFNNTKVMDDAEATKNGPTPTNIPDPTPIGRDVLYKPNNMISSSLLNKANTTSSGEIFYDLLPGNVNGGANKTLPIPGINTVTVHTPVVNYAWVSDDQPHNQKTVPDPTSSALILERPFIVRIPTSGQHLDVANYPGYGNRDYAKYFRIKQVQFPFDVYNADRSQFIPAETWVDIPVNQLDTPFYLPVWVDEGHYQVKFRNIAENAPSTFTTQPDANTNLAHYVATDTVPVEVIGRLYDFHVTDISDYNWENVFRKQMGSSVASGVSYWTGTNGIDGDPRGNLAPFVLPIRPGSHPVQGFRNIAVKTGYHVKFDLKTKGNMFGTTDGVRITPTFDFVSKDGTTRQAVDLYYHRGQERLIRIGSPQDLEKRFVVLNSRLRNVPGTELGDTARYRYTYELTAQERNQTTLAEYMVQLVDQISHQKTWVGRYDWMILPASIRTLIGPKTNIPRV